Proteins found in one Massilia sp. H6 genomic segment:
- a CDS encoding SDR family NAD(P)-dependent oxidoreductase, whose product MPGRSHPASAVARAIADAGSEAMDIMLDVRSQIAIPHVIDEPLHRFGRLDILVNSAGTQVYKPALEITAEEFDDVLDINLRGAFLCAQAVAPIMREQARGCIVNVSSQHGVVGNRMRAPSNGRDTGSA is encoded by the coding sequence ATCCCGGGACGCAGCCACCCGGCGTCTGCGGTCGCGCGCGCGATTGCCGACGCCGGCTCGGAAGCGATGGACATCATGCTCGATGTGCGCTCGCAGATCGCCATCCCGCACGTGATCGACGAACCCCTGCACCGCTTCGGCCGCCTCGACATCCTGGTCAATAGCGCCGGCACCCAGGTGTACAAACCGGCACTCGAGATCACCGCCGAGGAGTTCGACGATGTCCTCGACATCAACCTGCGCGGCGCCTTCCTGTGCGCGCAAGCCGTTGCGCCGATCATGCGCGAGCAGGCACGCGGCTGCATCGTGAACGTGTCGTCGCAGCATGGCGTGGTCGGAAACCGCATGCGCGCGCCGTCGAATGGGCGGGATACGGGATCCGCGTGA
- a CDS encoding SDR family oxidoreductase → MNAASPTFVVNDGNRKLLEASPLREEIRRGVLLGRPAPCEEVAAGICYLVSPAAAMVTGHNLMIDGGWTAH, encoded by the coding sequence GTGAATGCGGCCAGTCCGACCTTCGTGGTGAACGACGGTAACCGGAAGCTGCTCGAAGCGTCGCCGCTGCGCGAGGAAATAAGACGCGGCGTCCTGCTGGGCAGGCCGGCCCCCTGTGAGGAAGTCGCCGCCGGCATCTGCTACCTGGTCTCGCCCGCCGCCGCCATGGTTACAGGACACAACCTGATGATAGACGGCGGCTGGACAGCGCATTAA
- the rpiA gene encoding ribose-5-phosphate isomerase RpiA, translating to MTQDELKQEVARAAIQYVVDGEIIGVGTGSTANFFIDELARIKDRIKGTVASSEATAARLRGHGIAVFDLNDVTSMAVYIDGADEITASGAMIKGGGAALTREKIVASVARKFVCIADGSKLVDTLGKFPLPVEVIPMARAAVMRELAALGGEPRLRTKAGSAEPFITDNGGELIDVLGLSITDPVALEEQINQIVGVIAVGLFAKAGADVCLLGTPEGVKTLTF from the coding sequence ATGACCCAGGACGAACTCAAGCAAGAAGTAGCCCGCGCCGCCATCCAGTACGTGGTGGACGGCGAGATCATCGGTGTCGGCACCGGCTCGACCGCCAATTTCTTCATCGACGAGCTGGCCCGGATCAAGGACCGCATCAAGGGCACGGTGGCATCGAGCGAAGCGACCGCGGCGCGCCTGCGCGGTCACGGCATCGCGGTATTCGACCTGAACGACGTCACCTCGATGGCGGTGTATATCGACGGCGCCGACGAGATCACCGCCAGCGGCGCGATGATCAAGGGCGGCGGCGCGGCCCTGACGCGCGAAAAGATCGTGGCCTCGGTGGCCAGGAAATTCGTCTGCATCGCCGATGGCTCCAAGCTGGTCGACACGCTCGGCAAGTTTCCGCTGCCGGTGGAAGTGATCCCGATGGCACGCGCCGCGGTGATGCGCGAGCTGGCGGCGCTGGGCGGCGAACCACGCCTGCGCACCAAGGCCGGAAGCGCCGAGCCTTTCATCACCGATAACGGCGGCGAGCTGATCGACGTGCTTGGTTTGTCGATCACCGACCCGGTCGCCCTGGAAGAGCAGATCAACCAGATCGTCGGTGTGATCGCGGTTGGCCTGTTTGCCAAGGCTGGGGCCGATGTCTGCCTGCTCGGCACCCCTGAAGGCGTCAAGACCCTGACTTTCTAG